The following proteins come from a genomic window of Thermofilaceae archaeon:
- a CDS encoding ABC transporter ATP-binding protein, whose amino-acid sequence MRGASIAVKDLTKSYGPIRALDGITFEVEQGEYFVVLGPIGSGRSTLLKCIAGLEQPDSGDILFDGSSVVGLPPDKRLAGYMPPGYALFPHMTVWENVAYGLWIKGYPKHEIERRVEEALKLVGLLHRADSYPHQLSGGQRQRVALARALASGARLLLLDEPLTALDAVLTLEVRREVRRVAKSLGLTVIHVTHNQEEAMAVADRIAVMRRGRIEQIGEPEDVYFHPRSPFCAKFVSGANLLRGQLIESYGVVGLAKVEGLGVVKVEHRGLRRGSTVLVAVRPESIELGEGRFRGRIVDVSLVGGIARVWLQIGNLRLEADVEPRLSLRAGADINFDVSEPLLAYEFRGLEEEVEL is encoded by the coding sequence ATGAGAGGAGCTAGCATCGCAGTGAAAGATCTCACGAAGTCCTACGGTCCAATTAGGGCACTTGATGGTATCACTTTTGAAGTTGAGCAGGGTGAATACTTCGTTGTTCTCGGGCCAATCGGCTCAGGTAGAAGTACGCTGCTCAAGTGTATCGCAGGTCTTGAGCAGCCGGATAGTGGGGACATCCTTTTTGACGGTTCAAGCGTGGTTGGATTGCCACCCGACAAGAGGCTTGCAGGCTATATGCCTCCCGGCTACGCGCTCTTCCCCCATATGACGGTGTGGGAGAATGTTGCCTATGGCCTGTGGATCAAGGGGTACCCAAAGCACGAGATCGAAAGGCGCGTTGAAGAAGCGTTGAAACTAGTCGGCTTGTTGCACCGAGCTGATAGTTACCCGCACCAGTTGTCAGGTGGGCAGCGTCAACGAGTAGCTTTAGCTAGGGCTTTAGCCTCCGGCGCTAGGCTTCTGCTGTTGGACGAGCCGCTAACAGCCCTCGATGCGGTCTTGACGCTTGAGGTTCGGAGGGAGGTGCGTAGGGTTGCGAAGAGTTTGGGTTTGACTGTGATTCATGTTACGCATAATCAGGAGGAGGCGATGGCTGTTGCTGACAGAATTGCCGTAATGAGGAGGGGGAGGATTGAGCAGATCGGTGAGCCGGAGGATGTATACTTCCACCCTCGGTCCCCCTTTTGCGCTAAATTCGTGTCAGGGGCTAACCTACTGCGAGGGCAGTTAATCGAGTCGTACGGCGTGGTGGGCCTAGCGAAAGTCGAAGGATTGGGCGTGGTTAAAGTCGAGCATCGCGGCCTAAGACGAGGATCCACCGTTTTGGTCGCAGTTAGACCAGAAAGCATAGAATTGGGTGAAGGAAGGTTTCGTGGGAGGATAGTCGACGTATCCCTGGTTGGTGGTATAGCGAGGGTATGGCTTCAGATAGGAAACTTACGGCTGGAGGCCGACGTCGAGCCGAGATTAAGCTTGAGAGCCGGTGCGGACATAAACTTCGACGTATCTGAACCCCTGCTCGCGTATGAATTCAGAGGACTCGAGGAGGAGGTGGAGCTATGA
- a CDS encoding ABC transporter ATP-binding protein: protein MSGVALHVLNLSKRFGNIVALDKVSFEVREGEYFAIIGPSGSGKSTLLKCIAGLERPDNGKVYIFGRLVNDLPPEKREIGLIFQEIYLFPHMTVKSNVLYPAVVKGVKSAEDTAREILSSMGIELRAASLPSELSLGDQQKVALARALASGARLLLLDEPFGSMDPRTAERLRYEVRRVAKSLGLTVIHVTHNQEEAMAVADRIAVMRRGRIEQIGSPLELYLRPRSLFVARFIGGENNFLVGKVVEASGDFAVLDIGSAVLKGRGSVTSGLAVLTIRPEKLRFANDGRIEGVVDMREFLGKTYKYVIRLNGGVSLIVRSREKIEVGASVRLTFNPEDALVFPYPKEGLEEAVRYE from the coding sequence ATGAGCGGTGTGGCCCTCCACGTTTTAAACTTGTCAAAGCGCTTTGGCAACATCGTAGCTCTAGACAAAGTCTCCTTCGAGGTGAGAGAGGGAGAGTACTTCGCTATAATTGGGCCGAGCGGCTCGGGAAAGAGCACGCTGCTTAAGTGTATTGCAGGCCTCGAGCGCCCTGACAACGGGAAAGTATACATTTTCGGGAGATTAGTAAATGATCTTCCTCCAGAAAAGAGGGAAATAGGATTGATATTTCAGGAAATATACCTTTTCCCCCACATGACTGTCAAGAGTAACGTACTGTACCCGGCTGTAGTTAAAGGGGTGAAGAGCGCGGAGGATACCGCACGTGAAATACTGTCCTCAATGGGCATCGAATTGAGGGCGGCTAGCCTACCCAGCGAGCTTAGCCTGGGAGATCAACAGAAGGTGGCTCTGGCTAGGGCTTTAGCCTCCGGCGCTAGGCTATTGCTGCTGGACGAGCCGTTCGGCTCAATGGATCCCCGAACAGCTGAGAGACTCCGATACGAGGTGCGTAGGGTTGCGAAGAGTTTGGGTTTGACTGTGATTCATGTTACGCATAATCAGGAGGAGGCGATGGCTGTTGCTGACAGAATTGCCGTAATGAGGAGGGGGAGGATTGAGCAGATCGGTAGTCCTCTCGAGCTGTACCTCAGGCCTAGATCACTTTTTGTGGCAAGGTTCATCGGCGGAGAGAATAACTTCCTAGTAGGTAAAGTAGTGGAAGCGAGTGGGGATTTCGCTGTGCTTGATATCGGGTCAGCAGTCCTGAAGGGTCGGGGTTCAGTGACGAGCGGGCTCGCAGTACTAACCATTAGACCCGAAAAGTTGAGGTTCGCGAACGATGGGCGGATCGAAGGAGTCGTCGATATGCGCGAGTTTCTGGGCAAAACCTACAAGTACGTGATTCGGTTAAATGGAGGGGTTTCGTTGATCGTGAGATCGCGTGAGAAAATCGAGGTGGGGGCCAGCGTACGACTGACTTTTAACCCGGAGGATGCTCTGGTCTTTCCGTACCCGAAGGAGGGGCTTGAGGAGGCGGTAAGGTATGAGTAG
- a CDS encoding DUF47 family protein, with protein sequence MSSEGILAWFSDKRREKVLQSLEAHVREVMNCVKALQELIVSWRTGTIDLTARYNAVKAFEKAADNLRNSTARLLAGGSAGDAVERTFLLRLMGRVDRIADWSLEAARVITILSSYEVPSQVRDVYVAMSSKLGAIVEATYGAVKYLKEEPLAALNAADTVEKLEEDIDSVYAECRTLLIDAASNLSAPIVVMLFSALDALEHVADACEDACDIVREVVVRLTW encoded by the coding sequence ATGAGTAGTGAAGGCATTTTAGCCTGGTTTAGCGATAAGAGGCGGGAGAAGGTTCTCCAGTCTTTGGAGGCCCACGTGCGTGAAGTTATGAACTGCGTCAAGGCCCTCCAAGAGCTAATCGTTTCCTGGAGAACTGGCACGATCGATCTTACTGCCCGCTACAACGCCGTGAAGGCCTTCGAAAAGGCGGCTGATAATTTGAGAAACTCAACTGCCAGGTTGCTGGCTGGTGGAAGTGCAGGCGACGCTGTTGAAAGAACATTCTTGTTGAGGTTGATGGGCCGTGTCGACAGGATTGCCGATTGGTCGCTGGAAGCTGCCCGCGTGATAACAATTCTGAGCTCGTACGAGGTTCCGAGCCAAGTACGTGACGTGTACGTGGCAATGTCTTCCAAGTTGGGAGCTATAGTTGAAGCTACGTATGGCGCTGTCAAATACCTTAAGGAAGAACCTTTAGCTGCGTTAAACGCTGCTGATACGGTAGAGAAATTAGAGGAGGACATCGATTCTGTTTACGCTGAATGCCGAACCCTCCTTATAGATGCGGCATCAAACCTGTCGGCCCCCATCGTGGTGATGCTTTTCAGCGCTTTAGATGCGCTCGAGCATGTAGCTGATGCTTGCGAAGACGCTTGCGATATAGTTCGAGAGGTTGTGGTGAGATTAACGTGGTGA
- a CDS encoding substrate-binding domain-containing protein: protein MVKRGYLLLLTGLLIGLLCGVLMSRVYGYRVALSTSGAPERIELVFLFTSEKEAWINAIKPLFEKHFREKYGIELELKLYVTGSHETVNLILSGSVKPDVWSPASSIWIPYLEEKWKKMHGNDIVGEWYPIALSPLVLAGWGDLVARYGVRGFADLYMLAKAGVDFKYGHTDPMLSNSGLMALLLQFCEAVNKTPDQLTIDDIRNPKTLEIVKTIESKAVFYGKSTGFFGEWAVENGPQAISFFAVYENVVISTAAKARAKWGTGLVAVYPRIGVLYSDHPLVMIDAEWVDPWKKLAARELLLFLLQPEVQELAQRFGFRPVNPLVHLNESIFNEDNGVLGEIKARALKPPRGDVLEAILEVWVEVRNPGV, encoded by the coding sequence GTGGTGAAGAGGGGTTACTTGCTACTCCTGACAGGGCTTCTGATAGGCTTACTCTGTGGCGTCCTGATGTCTAGAGTTTACGGCTACAGAGTAGCTCTCTCCACATCAGGAGCACCTGAGAGGATCGAGCTGGTCTTCCTTTTCACGAGTGAGAAGGAGGCTTGGATTAACGCTATTAAACCGCTTTTCGAGAAACATTTCCGGGAAAAGTACGGCATAGAGCTGGAGTTAAAGCTGTACGTGACAGGCTCGCACGAGACCGTCAACCTAATACTGAGCGGTAGCGTAAAACCGGATGTCTGGAGCCCCGCTTCGAGCATATGGATACCGTACCTTGAAGAGAAGTGGAAGAAAATGCATGGCAACGATATCGTAGGCGAATGGTACCCGATAGCGCTAAGCCCCCTTGTCTTAGCTGGGTGGGGCGATCTTGTCGCTCGGTACGGTGTCAGGGGGTTTGCCGACCTCTACATGCTCGCTAAGGCAGGCGTCGACTTCAAGTATGGCCATACAGACCCTATGCTTTCAAATAGCGGCCTTATGGCGCTGCTCTTGCAATTCTGTGAGGCTGTGAATAAGACCCCCGATCAGCTGACAATCGACGATATCAGAAACCCTAAAACGCTTGAAATCGTTAAGACGATAGAGTCGAAGGCGGTGTTCTACGGTAAATCTACGGGGTTCTTCGGCGAGTGGGCGGTCGAGAACGGGCCTCAAGCCATCTCCTTCTTCGCTGTATACGAGAACGTGGTGATAAGCACCGCAGCTAAAGCGCGCGCTAAATGGGGAACGGGCTTAGTAGCGGTCTATCCAAGGATTGGGGTTCTCTACAGCGATCACCCGCTCGTCATGATAGATGCTGAGTGGGTGGACCCGTGGAAGAAGCTCGCAGCCCGCGAGCTCCTTCTTTTCCTGCTTCAGCCTGAAGTGCAGGAGCTTGCTCAGCGTTTCGGTTTTCGCCCGGTGAACCCCCTGGTTCACCTTAACGAGTCAATATTTAATGAAGACAATGGTGTCCTTGGCGAGATAAAGGCGAGGGCTCTTAAACCTCCAAGAGGAGATGTGCTTGAGGCGATTCTGGAGGTTTGGGTTGAAGTACGAAACCCCGGGGTGTAG
- a CDS encoding ABC transporter permease subunit, which translates to MRFVKYVKSAYTIAVLAISSFLVLAPSLYVVVYVVMHAGKVVEEAFNHYIVGSGYWQLIVKALSLSLRLSLSTLALNLAIGVPLAYIISRRRIRGYELLENVATLALVLPTSAFGFSVLITWSSPLGLASFFNLGRGIISQEFVIPVINVPALLLITHVALSLPYLVRPLTAALETLGEAYELVSRSLGASTLTTFRRVVLPLMLPSLVSGSVLALTRSLGETGASVIVAGVNVPASVAIVRLVGALRFGLASFLASLMVASTMALVLPIELLSKRIGLGREVKDTRVERMLVKIESKLSHGRFLTSSFKAFIVAVLFLVVLLPVLFVMKSTIEYWSREPYTGRVEGGILYQVFGPVGYWPLIIRAALNSLVVAGLSTLVATYLSILLFTAIRGTKLVPVIRALFRIPLVVPTSATGLSALLLYGENGLRLAHPSIWLTIMVHIAFTTPVVFETLMSASESIKPETFEEVARTLGASPYDALETITLPMLKRGIVAGAVLALLSSLGETGATMMVMGSDITLTVLVVNMAEAMAIPAALFTSTLLLAYALVALTLLRRVVR; encoded by the coding sequence GTGAGGTTCGTTAAGTACGTTAAGTCCGCCTACACTATAGCGGTTCTGGCTATTTCATCTTTCCTCGTGCTTGCCCCCTCTTTATACGTTGTAGTCTACGTAGTAATGCATGCCGGGAAGGTTGTAGAGGAGGCTTTTAACCACTACATAGTGGGAAGCGGTTACTGGCAGTTGATAGTAAAGGCTCTCTCCCTCTCCCTCAGGCTCTCTCTATCGACGCTTGCGTTAAATTTGGCCATCGGAGTACCCCTTGCTTACATTATATCGCGTCGCCGCATCAGGGGGTACGAGCTTCTTGAGAACGTAGCTACCCTCGCTTTAGTGCTACCGACTTCAGCATTCGGTTTCTCCGTGTTAATAACATGGAGCAGTCCACTCGGCCTAGCGTCATTCTTCAACCTTGGTAGGGGAATCATCTCGCAGGAATTCGTGATACCCGTGATCAATGTGCCCGCACTCCTATTGATAACGCACGTGGCCCTTTCTCTCCCGTACCTTGTCAGGCCGCTAACGGCGGCGTTGGAGACTCTAGGGGAAGCCTACGAGCTCGTTTCTAGATCCTTAGGGGCATCCACTCTCACCACGTTCCGCCGCGTGGTTCTCCCCCTCATGCTACCGAGCTTAGTTTCAGGTTCTGTGCTTGCGCTCACCCGCTCGCTCGGGGAGACAGGGGCCAGCGTTATCGTTGCCGGAGTAAACGTACCTGCAAGCGTCGCTATAGTGAGGCTTGTCGGGGCACTACGCTTCGGGCTAGCCAGTTTTCTCGCCAGTCTCATGGTTGCATCAACTATGGCCCTCGTACTGCCGATCGAGCTCTTATCTAAGAGAATAGGACTGGGTAGGGAAGTTAAAGATACAAGAGTAGAACGAATGCTAGTAAAAATTGAGTCTAAGCTTTCACATGGGCGTTTTCTGACAAGCTCATTCAAAGCTTTCATTGTAGCTGTACTCTTCCTGGTAGTCCTTCTTCCCGTGCTTTTTGTGATGAAGAGTACGATCGAGTACTGGAGCCGTGAACCATATACCGGGAGAGTTGAGGGAGGCATCCTTTACCAAGTGTTTGGGCCTGTTGGTTACTGGCCTCTCATCATAAGGGCCGCCTTAAATTCACTTGTCGTCGCAGGCCTTTCCACACTCGTTGCCACCTACCTCTCGATCCTGCTTTTCACAGCTATCAGGGGGACAAAGTTGGTACCAGTTATCAGGGCGCTCTTTAGGATCCCGCTGGTCGTTCCAACGAGCGCGACAGGCCTTTCGGCCCTTTTACTATACGGTGAAAACGGTCTTCGGCTGGCGCATCCCAGCATCTGGCTCACGATAATGGTGCATATAGCCTTCACGACGCCAGTCGTGTTCGAAACTCTCATGTCAGCTAGCGAGAGCATAAAGCCCGAGACGTTCGAGGAGGTCGCACGAACGCTCGGTGCATCGCCCTACGATGCTCTGGAGACAATAACGCTTCCCATGCTCAAGCGCGGCATAGTGGCTGGGGCCGTTCTTGCTCTTCTAAGCTCGCTCGGTGAAACAGGCGCAACGATGATGGTGATGGGCAGCGACATAACACTCACTGTACTCGTAGTGAACATGGCTGAAGCAATGGCAATCCCAGCGGCTCTTTTCACTTCGACCCTCCTTTTGGCCTACGCTCTTGTAGCCTTGACACTTCTTCGCAGGGTCGTGCGCTGA
- a CDS encoding STT3 domain-containing protein produces the protein MRNEGWKSLLAKLARGLTACISFFAKPSFIAALVVTLSVVIALLLRLAPLRWGVYLNEFDPFYEYYLAEKLLEKGNGSLLRGLAWWFSWWFDRGERDTLFWAPFGRDLRASSQLGAPLFSASVYKLLKDLGFEVDLYTVHAFIPAVWAATASIFAYLLAKEVWDSSAGVLAAVFMACSWPFIFRTNLGAKHEGVAIPFMLLTLYLLISGARRGSVLRGLLAGLAMGIVILAWGGFLYAWNLVSLTVLVWLLFNPEDVNVAKAFLPLIVIADILIAVMPRFGPIYAFASYAALLPWSAKLLSVLVMLHRVPRMGLRLDRKTASIVAGGLAVVALILWYMGLLTALPGRIMAILLPVLREVGVTTVAEHAVPTWASIYGSYGMLLPLSGFGALLCGYKYRRRIEDTLMLLFWVSAAYAAASMARLTLIMAPAVALLAGYAISELMEGAMRLWRQKSSAKRGLQPGFELALLPLAIVLLLPLPTVADTNSIAATHQPALILSSSIPVLDYNYQYLDWLSALEWIKANVPKNAVIATWWDYGYWISVNTGRNTTCDNATIDTKQIQRIATAFLSSEEEALKIFRELNVTYVVVFEPFLRAQLQYLGNVYFSPAYGGVGGDLAKSYQMARWIGADPNRYVGIGYVDNYPVLVPADTPEARNATLYRLLFVKTLERRLFIFEKLPFYGTPISNYRGPSPDIPPPTHFKLVYASRPNEWVLVFKVEYPSD, from the coding sequence ATGAGGAACGAGGGCTGGAAGTCGCTACTGGCTAAACTTGCGCGAGGGCTTACTGCGTGCATAAGCTTCTTTGCGAAACCGAGCTTCATTGCCGCATTAGTTGTTACCCTCAGCGTCGTTATAGCTCTTCTTCTGAGATTGGCTCCCCTCAGATGGGGGGTGTACCTAAACGAGTTCGACCCCTTCTACGAGTACTACCTGGCTGAGAAACTGCTTGAGAAGGGTAATGGCAGCCTACTAAGAGGGCTTGCGTGGTGGTTCAGCTGGTGGTTTGATAGGGGGGAGAGAGACACGTTGTTCTGGGCGCCCTTTGGGAGGGATTTAAGGGCAAGTAGTCAACTCGGAGCACCTCTCTTTTCAGCTTCAGTTTATAAGCTTCTGAAGGATCTTGGATTTGAAGTGGATTTGTACACGGTGCACGCCTTTATTCCGGCTGTGTGGGCTGCGACAGCTAGCATCTTCGCCTACCTTCTGGCCAAGGAGGTCTGGGATTCGAGCGCGGGGGTTCTCGCAGCAGTATTCATGGCTTGTAGCTGGCCTTTCATCTTCAGGACGAACTTAGGAGCGAAGCACGAGGGTGTAGCTATACCGTTCATGCTGCTAACGCTCTACCTGTTGATCAGCGGGGCAAGGAGAGGGTCGGTGCTGAGGGGCCTCCTCGCCGGTTTAGCGATGGGCATAGTCATCCTAGCTTGGGGTGGCTTCCTATACGCTTGGAACCTCGTCTCCCTCACTGTACTAGTCTGGCTGCTCTTCAACCCGGAAGACGTCAACGTAGCGAAGGCCTTCCTACCCCTCATTGTAATCGCCGATATCTTAATAGCGGTTATGCCGCGCTTCGGGCCAATCTATGCTTTCGCCTCGTATGCTGCGTTGCTGCCGTGGTCGGCTAAACTGTTATCCGTGCTCGTTATGCTGCACCGCGTTCCTAGGATGGGTTTGCGCTTGGATAGGAAGACTGCCTCGATCGTTGCGGGTGGTCTGGCGGTTGTAGCTCTGATCCTGTGGTACATGGGGCTCCTGACGGCGCTCCCGGGCAGAATCATGGCCATTCTGCTTCCCGTGCTTCGCGAGGTCGGAGTAACTACGGTAGCTGAGCATGCGGTACCCACGTGGGCCTCCATCTACGGTAGCTACGGTATGCTCCTCCCTCTTTCGGGTTTCGGAGCCCTACTATGCGGCTACAAGTATAGGAGGAGGATCGAAGATACTCTCATGCTGCTGTTCTGGGTCAGCGCAGCCTACGCTGCCGCATCTATGGCCAGGCTTACCTTAATTATGGCGCCGGCCGTAGCGTTGCTAGCCGGGTATGCAATAAGCGAGCTCATGGAGGGGGCCATGCGATTGTGGCGGCAGAAGTCGAGTGCCAAAAGGGGGCTTCAACCGGGCTTTGAGCTGGCTCTCCTCCCCCTCGCGATAGTGCTTTTACTGCCTCTCCCCACCGTAGCCGACACGAACTCCATAGCAGCGACGCACCAACCCGCTTTGATACTTTCCTCCTCGATCCCAGTATTGGACTACAACTACCAGTACTTAGATTGGCTCTCAGCTCTCGAATGGATCAAAGCTAATGTGCCGAAGAACGCTGTCATAGCCACGTGGTGGGACTACGGCTACTGGATCTCCGTGAACACGGGAAGGAACACCACCTGCGATAATGCTACGATAGACACGAAGCAGATACAAAGGATCGCCACCGCCTTCCTTTCGAGCGAGGAGGAAGCGTTGAAGATTTTTAGGGAGTTGAATGTAACCTATGTAGTCGTATTCGAGCCTTTCCTCAGGGCTCAACTACAGTACTTAGGCAACGTTTACTTCTCACCGGCGTACGGAGGCGTTGGAGGAGATCTGGCAAAAAGCTACCAAATGGCTCGCTGGATCGGTGCAGACCCCAATCGGTACGTTGGCATAGGGTATGTAGACAATTACCCTGTGCTCGTGCCCGCAGACACTCCGGAAGCGCGCAACGCTACCTTGTACCGCCTCCTCTTCGTCAAAACGTTGGAGAGGCGACTCTTCATATTCGAGAAGCTGCCGTTCTATGGAACACCAATATCCAACTATCGGGGTCCCAGCCCGGATATACCCCCGCCCACTCACTTCAAACTAGTCTACGCCTCTAGGCCTAACGAGTGGGTTTTGGTCTTCAAAGTCGAATACCCAAGTGATTAA
- a CDS encoding RNA-protein complex protein Nop10 translates to MVSRWLLRKCTRCGTYTLNREGCPKCGGPVRIPHPPRFSPEDKYSKYRRMLKMQSARNQGSV, encoded by the coding sequence ATGGTTTCGAGATGGTTATTGAGGAAGTGTACAAGGTGCGGCACTTACACTCTCAATAGGGAAGGTTGCCCCAAGTGCGGCGGCCCCGTGCGTATACCTCATCCCCCCAGGTTCTCTCCGGAAGATAAGTATAGCAAGTACAGGAGGATGCTTAAAATGCAATCTGCTCGCAATCAGGGTTCCGTTTAA
- a CDS encoding translation initiation factor IF-2 subunit alpha, with protein MTTVKRLPKLHELVIGTVKRIEEHGAFVTLDEYLNLEAYVPLNEVSHSWFKSIREVLKVGQKRVFKVIRVDPRRGLVDVSLKRVTDSERRKKMQEWKRFQRSMKLLELSAEKLNKSIEEALEVALNLENFYGDTLAGLEAAVKEGPEALQRAGVKEPWLSVLYELAKSYVRIPKVKASLMFSVSCTHGDGVERLRSILGAWSEVIKSFPDLTARFYVVGPPRYRMDIEAYDPKRIEAFINEVSKAILSRASEKGCQASFERLKLE; from the coding sequence GTGACCACCGTTAAACGGCTCCCAAAGCTTCACGAACTTGTGATCGGAACCGTAAAGAGGATCGAAGAGCATGGAGCATTCGTGACATTGGATGAGTACCTTAACCTTGAAGCTTACGTTCCCTTAAACGAAGTGTCGCACTCGTGGTTTAAGAGCATAAGGGAGGTTCTGAAAGTGGGCCAGAAGAGGGTGTTCAAGGTTATCCGTGTCGACCCGCGACGCGGTCTAGTTGACGTCTCTCTGAAAAGAGTTACCGATAGCGAAAGAAGGAAGAAAATGCAAGAATGGAAACGTTTTCAGAGATCGATGAAATTGTTAGAATTATCGGCTGAAAAATTGAATAAAAGCATAGAGGAGGCACTTGAAGTAGCCCTAAACCTCGAAAACTTTTACGGCGACACTCTCGCTGGTTTAGAGGCTGCTGTAAAGGAGGGCCCTGAGGCTCTTCAGCGAGCGGGAGTCAAGGAGCCTTGGCTCTCGGTACTTTATGAGCTGGCTAAAAGTTACGTAAGAATACCAAAAGTTAAAGCGAGTTTAATGTTCTCAGTAAGCTGTACCCACGGCGACGGTGTAGAAAGACTGCGTAGTATTCTCGGGGCCTGGAGCGAGGTGATCAAGTCCTTTCCCGATCTAACGGCCCGGTTCTACGTCGTTGGACCGCCTAGGTATAGGATGGACATAGAGGCTTATGATCCAAAACGAATTGAAGCGTTCATCAATGAAGTTAGTAAGGCGATTCTTTCTAGAGCAAGCGAAAAAGGTTGCCAGGCATCCTTTGAGAGGTTGAAATTGGAGTAG
- a CDS encoding 30S ribosomal protein S27e: MPKFSKILKPVPRSRFILVRCPDCGNEQVLFSHSSTPVFCRVCGRGLAKPTGGKAIIEAQPVRVLDKF; this comes from the coding sequence ATGCCTAAATTCAGTAAAATTCTCAAACCAGTTCCCAGAAGCCGCTTCATACTAGTGAGATGCCCTGACTGCGGCAACGAGCAAGTATTGTTCAGCCATTCATCAACGCCAGTTTTCTGCAGGGTCTGCGGTCGCGGACTGGCTAAGCCGACCGGAGGTAAAGCCATCATAGAGGCGCAACCTGTTCGTGTCTTAGATAAGTTCTAG
- a CDS encoding 50S ribosomal protein L44e gives MKFPRAIRTYCPRCKTHTNHSVTLYKPGKRRTLAEGQRRYLRKQKGYGSKRKPEQKEFAKVTEKQVIKIKCSVCGYIQHRSLGRMKKLEIVEKA, from the coding sequence ATGAAGTTTCCAAGGGCGATCAGAACGTATTGTCCGCGCTGCAAGACTCATACCAATCATAGCGTAACACTCTACAAGCCCGGAAAGAGACGGACATTGGCGGAGGGGCAGCGACGCTACCTAAGGAAGCAGAAAGGCTATGGATCAAAGAGGAAGCCCGAGCAGAAGGAGTTTGCTAAGGTCACCGAAAAGCAGGTGATTAAGATAAAATGCTCTGTTTGCGGCTACATACAACACAGAAGCTTGGGCAGAATGAAAAAGCTAGAAATAGTTGAAAAAGCGTGA